A genomic stretch from Leptotrichia sp. HSP-536 includes:
- the aroB gene encoding 3-dehydroquinate synthase, with amino-acid sequence MEILNVGLGKNSYDIVIGKNFFEKFPEYIEKIYNGKKLFVITDSNVDKIYRNQYEKMFKGFDYTIYVLEAGEKNKHIGIMPGIYSAMVNAGLTRKDMVVAFGGGVVGDIAGFAAASYMRGIDFVQIPTTIVSQVDSSVGGKVGVDLPEGKNLVGAFHQPKLVLIDNYFLNTLTNRYFYDGFAEIVKYGCIYDKNFFEKLENIVKSSGLSETDENYKENLRKYLMKHINGLVYRSCEIKKEVVEKDEKESNLRMILNFGHTIGHAIEQFTNYEKYSHGEAISAGMVDITKIGERKGITKKKNEFVRIEKLLKALNLPTEIEYPKDKISEIMRRDKKSTSDGVNFVILKEIGRL; translated from the coding sequence ATGGAAATATTGAATGTTGGGTTGGGGAAAAATTCTTATGATATTGTAATTGGAAAGAATTTTTTTGAGAAATTTCCTGAATATATTGAAAAGATTTATAATGGCAAAAAATTATTTGTGATTACTGATTCTAATGTAGATAAAATTTATAGAAATCAATATGAGAAGATGTTTAAAGGATTTGATTATACAATTTATGTGCTAGAAGCAGGAGAGAAAAATAAGCATATTGGTATAATGCCTGGAATTTATTCTGCAATGGTAAATGCAGGACTTACGAGAAAAGATATGGTTGTTGCATTTGGTGGCGGAGTTGTTGGAGATATTGCTGGATTTGCAGCTGCCAGTTATATGCGTGGCATTGATTTTGTCCAAATTCCTACAACAATAGTTTCGCAAGTTGACAGCAGTGTTGGAGGAAAAGTTGGAGTTGACTTGCCAGAGGGGAAAAATTTAGTTGGGGCATTTCACCAGCCAAAATTAGTTTTAATTGATAATTATTTTTTGAACACATTAACAAATCGCTATTTTTATGATGGATTTGCGGAAATTGTGAAATATGGATGTATTTATGATAAGAATTTTTTTGAAAAGCTGGAAAATATTGTAAAATCATCTGGACTTTCTGAAACTGACGAAAATTATAAGGAAAATTTGCGAAAATATTTGATGAAGCACATAAATGGACTTGTTTACCGTTCTTGTGAAATAAAAAAGGAAGTTGTGGAAAAGGATGAGAAGGAAAGTAATTTACGAATGATACTGAATTTTGGGCATACGATTGGGCATGCTATAGAGCAGTTTACAAATTATGAAAAATATTCTCACGGAGAGGCGATTTCTGCTGGGATGGTGGATATTACAAAAATTGGGGAAAGAAAAGGGATTACTAAAAAGAAGAATGAGTTTGTGCGAATTGAGAAATTGTTAAAAGCGTTGAATTTACCAACAGAGATTGAATATCCGAAAGATAAAATTTCTGAAATTATGAGAAGGGACAAGAAAAGTACAAGTGATGGGGTGAATTTTGTGATTTTGAAAGAGATTGGGAGGTTGTGA
- a CDS encoding type B 50S ribosomal protein L31 produces MKKDLHPSYGFVVFEDTSNGEKFLGKSTKTSKETTTFEGQEYPVIKVATSSTSHPFYTGKSKFVDETGRVDKFKKKYNL; encoded by the coding sequence ATGAAAAAAGATTTACATCCATCATACGGATTCGTAGTATTTGAAGATACAAGTAACGGAGAAAAATTTTTAGGAAAATCAACTAAAACTTCTAAAGAAACAACAACTTTTGAAGGGCAAGAATATCCAGTAATAAAAGTTGCAACAAGTTCAACTTCTCACCCATTCTATACTGGAAAATCTAAATTTGTTGATGAAACTGGAAGAGTTGACAAATTTAAGAAAAAATACAATTTATAA
- the aphA gene encoding acid phosphatase AphA: protein MFAASVVFAAGPKVPYTHEGFYSTDKVQKAVHFVSVDDIKKSLEGKGPINVSFDIDDTLLHSSGYFIYGQHYFQIPGDKRGAVSYLYNQKFWDYVAENGDEHSIPKQSAKDLIKMHLERGDNVFFITGRTGHSKAKNYTSTKLSKTLKRYFELPKEVYVEYTSDTPTGGYNYDKSFYIKKHNVSIHYGDSDDDILAARELGIRGIRVQRAYNSTNPQKMNGGYGEEVLINSAW, encoded by the coding sequence TTGTTTGCTGCATCTGTAGTATTTGCAGCAGGACCAAAGGTTCCTTATACTCATGAGGGATTTTATTCAACAGACAAAGTTCAAAAGGCTGTTCATTTTGTGTCTGTTGATGATATTAAGAAAAGTTTGGAGGGTAAAGGGCCAATTAATGTAAGTTTTGACATTGATGACACATTGCTTCATTCAAGCGGATATTTTATCTACGGACAACATTATTTCCAAATTCCAGGAGATAAGAGAGGTGCCGTAAGTTATCTTTATAACCAGAAATTCTGGGATTATGTAGCCGAAAATGGAGATGAACACTCAATTCCAAAACAATCAGCAAAAGATTTAATCAAAATGCACTTGGAAAGAGGAGATAACGTATTTTTCATCACAGGAAGAACTGGGCACTCAAAAGCTAAAAACTATACTTCAACAAAATTATCAAAAACATTGAAAAGATATTTTGAATTGCCAAAAGAAGTTTACGTAGAGTATACATCTGATACACCAACAGGTGGTTACAACTACGACAAATCATTCTACATCAAAAAACACAACGTTTCAATTCACTACGGTGACAGTGATGATGATATCCTAGCCGCAAGAGAGTTAGGAATCAGGGGAATAAGAGTTCAAAGAGCTTATAACTCTACAAATCCACAAAAAATGAACGGTGGTTACGGAGAAGAAGTTCTAATAAACTCTGCGTGGTAA
- the aroF gene encoding 3-deoxy-7-phosphoheptulonate synthase, with product MIIKIDGGINEKILEKLINRLETENNVSVKLIAGKEYSILGLVGDISTIDIKHIQALDYVLDVQRVQEPYKRASRKFKPENTIVKVGNVEIGGKSLVMMAGPCSVENEKQIIDTAKAVKAAGANILRGGVVKPRTSPYAFQGLGMEGIELMKKAKEETGLPIICEVMSIAQLHEFGPHLDMIQLGARNMQNFDLLKEIGKTNIPVLLKRGLSATIEEWLMSAEYVLAGGNENVVLCERGIRTYETAYRNVLDLNAVPMIKRLTHLPIIVDSAHATGKYWMVKPLAMAGIAAGADGLMVEVHPEPDKALSDGPQSLKFEVFDDLMQDVEKIANVLGKSFK from the coding sequence ATGATTATTAAAATAGATGGCGGAATAAATGAAAAAATATTAGAAAAATTGATAAATAGACTGGAAACAGAAAATAACGTAAGTGTTAAACTGATCGCTGGCAAAGAATATTCGATTTTGGGATTAGTTGGGGATATTAGCACAATTGATATAAAGCATATTCAGGCGTTGGATTATGTACTGGATGTACAAAGAGTACAAGAGCCTTATAAAAGAGCAAGTAGAAAATTTAAACCAGAAAACACTATTGTAAAAGTTGGAAATGTTGAAATTGGCGGAAAGAGTCTTGTAATGATGGCAGGGCCTTGTTCTGTAGAAAATGAAAAACAGATAATTGATACGGCAAAAGCTGTAAAAGCGGCTGGAGCAAATATTTTAAGAGGTGGGGTTGTAAAACCGAGAACATCGCCTTATGCGTTTCAAGGACTTGGAATGGAAGGTATTGAACTTATGAAAAAAGCAAAAGAGGAAACAGGACTTCCAATAATATGTGAAGTAATGTCAATTGCTCAATTACATGAATTTGGACCACATCTTGATATGATTCAGCTTGGAGCAAGAAATATGCAAAACTTTGACTTGCTGAAAGAAATTGGAAAGACAAATATCCCAGTACTGCTAAAAAGAGGATTGAGTGCAACAATTGAAGAATGGCTGATGTCAGCAGAATATGTTTTAGCTGGTGGAAACGAAAATGTAGTTCTTTGTGAAAGAGGGATTAGAACTTATGAAACAGCCTACAGAAACGTATTGGACTTAAATGCCGTGCCTATGATTAAAAGATTGACACATTTGCCAATAATTGTAGATTCAGCTCATGCAACTGGAAAATACTGGATGGTAAAACCGCTTGCAATGGCAGGAATTGCTGCTGGAGCTGATGGGCTTATGGTAGAAGTACACCCTGAACCAGACAAGGCATTGTCAGATGGACCTCAATCATTGAAATTTGAAGTATTTGATGATTTGATGCAGGATGTGGAGAAGATTGCAAATGTGTTAGGGAAGAGTTTTAAATAA
- a CDS encoding GNAT family N-acetyltransferase, producing MENSSEKKKYLKTLVGDAVYLSPISLDDVEEYAQMVNDIKVSVGLGYLSYTNIIDFESEKEFLISVKKEKMFAVRLLENDELLGNIGFNSLDIINRNGALGVLIGNPKYQRKGYGTEALKLILDYGFSFLNLRNISLSVFEYNEPAYNLYKKVGFKEVGRLRKTLEIMGKTYDVIIMDMLKEEFQSVYIKRELEKRYNLK from the coding sequence ATGGAAAATAGCTCTGAAAAGAAAAAATATTTAAAAACATTGGTTGGCGATGCTGTTTATCTTTCTCCAATTTCTCTTGATGATGTCGAAGAATATGCTCAAATGGTTAATGATATAAAAGTTTCGGTTGGTTTGGGTTATCTTTCCTATACAAATATTATAGATTTTGAAAGTGAAAAGGAATTTTTAATTTCAGTAAAAAAAGAAAAAATGTTTGCTGTTAGACTACTTGAAAATGATGAACTTTTGGGAAATATTGGATTTAATTCGTTAGATATTATAAACAGAAATGGTGCGTTGGGAGTTCTCATTGGAAATCCCAAATATCAGAGAAAAGGTTATGGAACTGAAGCTCTAAAGTTAATACTTGATTATGGTTTTTCATTTTTAAATCTGAGAAATATATCGCTAAGTGTATTTGAATATAATGAACCAGCTTACAATCTATACAAAAAAGTTGGTTTTAAGGAAGTTGGGCGATTGCGAAAAACCTTAGAAATTATGGGAAAAACTTATGATGTAATTATAATGGATATGTTAAAAGAAGAGTTTCAGTCAGTTTATATAAAAAGGGAACTTGAAAAAAGATATAATTTGAAATAA
- a CDS encoding prephenate dehydrogenase translates to MKKIENLTVTIVGLGVIGAAFAQSFKEMGIKTVYGIDIDEETIKKAEEKNMINKGFLETREPLEKSDFVVITLYPNLMKSFFVNNINYFKENAIITDVVGIKEKIIKDIDPIIEKSGRNIDFIFGHPMAGREKRGIDFADNRVFKDANYIIIKDEKNKKENLELLSEIVKLMGFKKVSFLKAQEHDEIIAFTSQLTHAIAVSLVNSDSEKYDTNRFIGDSYRDLTRIAKINEDLWAELFMGNKKNLLKMIQQFERELDIIKDALNSNDLGTLKEKFIISTKRREKID, encoded by the coding sequence TTGAAAAAAATAGAAAATTTAACGGTAACAATAGTAGGACTCGGAGTAATTGGAGCAGCTTTTGCACAAAGTTTTAAGGAAATGGGTATTAAGACTGTTTATGGGATTGATATTGATGAGGAAACGATAAAAAAAGCAGAAGAGAAAAATATGATAAATAAAGGATTTCTGGAAACTAGGGAGCCTTTGGAAAAGTCGGATTTTGTAGTTATTACTCTTTATCCGAACTTGATGAAGTCGTTTTTTGTGAATAATATTAATTATTTTAAGGAAAATGCGATAATTACTGATGTTGTTGGAATTAAAGAGAAAATTATCAAGGATATCGATCCAATTATTGAGAAGAGTGGAAGAAATATTGACTTTATTTTTGGACATCCTATGGCGGGACGTGAGAAACGTGGGATTGATTTTGCAGACAATAGAGTGTTTAAAGATGCAAATTATATAATTATTAAGGATGAAAAAAATAAAAAAGAAAATCTAGAATTGCTCTCAGAAATTGTTAAGCTGATGGGTTTTAAGAAAGTCAGTTTTCTTAAGGCACAGGAACATGATGAAATTATTGCTTTTACTAGCCAGCTTACGCATGCGATTGCAGTTTCTCTCGTGAATAGCGATAGTGAAAAGTACGATACAAACCGATTTATTGGGGATTCTTATCGGGATTTGACAAGAATTGCAAAGATAAATGAAGATTTGTGGGCAGAACTGTTTATGGGAAATAAAAAAAATCTTTTGAAAATGATACAGCAATTTGAAAGAGAACTTGATATAATAAAAGATGCCCTGAACAGTAATGATTTAGGAACTTTAAAGGAAAAATTCATAATTTCAACAAAACGTAGAGAGAAAATTGATTAA
- a CDS encoding branched-chain amino acid transaminase, translating into MAKTEFMKFAYFDKEIVEFEKATVSIATHSLQYGTTCFGGIRGYYRNGKVAIFRLKDHYTRLMSASKMLGFEYFITWDEFKDIVTELVKKNDIKEDFYMRPFVFCKEPRLSPKKAGLDFDLAIYMLPLADYVSSEGGLNLMSSTYRKYNDSAIPTKAKAGGSYINSFLATSDAQRNGYDDALMFDDAGNVVEVSVANIILVYRGQIIIPDTGNAALEGITVRSALELLEYNGYKINRGKIDRSMVFTADELLVTGTAMKITYAESLDRRPIGQLDFNAKPEAGKFHKLLKSEYEKVINGDHELSSEWLFVVE; encoded by the coding sequence ATGGCAAAAACAGAATTTATGAAATTTGCATATTTCGATAAAGAAATTGTAGAATTTGAAAAAGCGACAGTTAGTATTGCGACACACAGTTTACAATATGGGACAACTTGTTTTGGTGGAATCAGAGGATATTACAGAAATGGGAAAGTAGCGATTTTTAGACTGAAAGATCACTACACTAGACTTATGAGCGCATCAAAAATGTTAGGATTTGAATATTTTATTACTTGGGACGAATTTAAGGATATCGTTACAGAATTAGTTAAGAAAAATGATATAAAGGAAGATTTCTATATGCGTCCGTTCGTATTCTGTAAAGAGCCTAGATTGTCACCTAAAAAAGCTGGACTAGACTTTGATTTGGCAATTTATATGCTGCCACTTGCAGATTATGTAAGCTCAGAAGGTGGATTAAACTTAATGAGTTCAACTTACAGAAAATACAACGATTCAGCAATTCCTACAAAAGCAAAAGCAGGTGGATCATATATTAACTCATTCCTTGCGACAAGTGACGCTCAAAGAAATGGTTACGATGATGCATTGATGTTTGATGATGCTGGAAATGTTGTGGAAGTATCAGTTGCGAATATAATCTTAGTTTATAGAGGGCAAATAATAATTCCTGATACTGGAAATGCGGCTCTTGAAGGAATCACAGTAAGATCGGCCTTAGAATTGCTTGAATACAATGGTTACAAAATAAACCGTGGAAAAATTGACAGATCAATGGTATTTACAGCTGATGAACTGTTAGTAACTGGAACAGCAATGAAAATTACTTATGCTGAATCATTGGACAGACGTCCTATCGGACAGCTGGACTTTAATGCAAAACCTGAAGCTGGTAAATTTCATAAATTACTAAAATCAGAATATGAAAAAGTAATCAATGGAGATCATGAATTGTCTTCTGAATGGTTATTTGTTGTAGAATAG
- a CDS encoding putative heavy metal-binding protein, translating into MVITTTNEIQDKKVMEYKGIVFGEVISGINMFKDLGANLRNIFGGRSKGYEDELLAARTNALEEMKTRAAGLGANAIIGVKMDYEVLGADNGMLMVTCSGTAVIVG; encoded by the coding sequence ATGGTTATTACAACTACAAATGAGATTCAGGACAAAAAAGTGATGGAATACAAAGGAATTGTCTTTGGAGAGGTTATTTCAGGAATTAATATGTTTAAGGATTTAGGAGCAAATTTAAGAAATATTTTTGGAGGAAGATCAAAAGGATATGAAGATGAACTCTTGGCAGCTAGAACCAATGCTCTCGAAGAAATGAAAACTAGAGCAGCAGGTCTTGGAGCAAATGCTATTATTGGTGTAAAAATGGACTATGAAGTGCTGGGAGCAGATAATGGAATGCTTATGGTAACTTGCAGCGGAACGGCTGTAATTGTAGGTTAA
- a CDS encoding DUF3298 domain-containing protein, with protein sequence MKKLTLFFMTLIVFNLSFAAGTTTFTFDEEIVAVTTVKSTQRIKALGNSRISYPMFINNKNPNVIKNMNKNMEKFISGYKSTKSKSYIVSSEIKANNNLYVSVLFTIEEKNAKTGEKTKLYDGITFNVKDGKALKLKDLFISDYSDSLSLSIENRFKQFGLFQSDEFNPISKNQSFYMENDAVVLIYNKGEATDFADGEAFIPLMLNDLTDILR encoded by the coding sequence ATGAAAAAATTAACATTGTTTTTTATGACATTAATTGTATTTAATCTGTCATTTGCAGCAGGAACTACAACTTTTACATTTGATGAAGAAATTGTTGCAGTAACTACTGTAAAATCTACACAAAGAATAAAAGCTCTAGGAAATTCAAGAATTTCTTATCCAATGTTTATAAATAACAAAAATCCTAATGTTATTAAGAATATGAACAAAAATATGGAAAAGTTTATTTCAGGCTACAAATCTACTAAAAGCAAATCTTACATCGTCAGCTCTGAAATCAAAGCTAATAACAATTTATATGTAAGTGTTTTATTTACAATTGAAGAAAAAAATGCAAAAACTGGCGAAAAGACAAAACTTTATGATGGAATTACATTTAACGTAAAAGATGGAAAAGCATTAAAATTAAAAGATTTATTTATAAGTGACTATTCAGATTCATTATCATTAAGTATTGAGAACAGATTCAAGCAGTTCGGATTATTTCAATCAGACGAATTTAATCCTATTTCCAAAAATCAAAGCTTTTATATGGAAAACGATGCTGTGGTCTTGATTTACAATAAAGGTGAAGCAACAGATTTTGCTGACGGTGAAGCATTTATTCCACTTATGTTAAATGATTTAACAGATATTCTTAGATAA
- the rlmB gene encoding 23S rRNA (guanosine(2251)-2'-O)-methyltransferase RlmB: MEKIIGINPVIEVLKSDKNIEKLEVYKKIKKETIREILNLASRRNIKIFYTDRRTENSQGVVALVSEFDYYVDFTAFLEKLLKKKKSIVVVLDQVQDPRNFGAIIRSAECFGVDGIIIQDRNSVKVTETVVKSSTGAIEHVDIVKVTNISDTIDKLKKYGYTVYGAEADGQNYYYEENYPEKACLVLGSEGNGMRKKVKEHCDKIVKIHLKGQINSLNVSVAGGIILSEMSK; this comes from the coding sequence ATGGAAAAAATAATAGGAATAAATCCAGTAATAGAAGTATTGAAATCGGATAAAAATATTGAGAAACTGGAGGTTTATAAGAAGATAAAGAAAGAAACAATTAGGGAAATATTGAATTTGGCAAGTAGAAGGAATATAAAGATTTTTTATACAGATAGACGGACTGAAAATTCTCAGGGAGTTGTGGCACTTGTTTCGGAATTTGATTATTATGTAGATTTTACTGCATTTCTAGAAAAACTTTTGAAAAAGAAAAAATCTATAGTTGTTGTGCTGGATCAGGTTCAGGATCCGAGAAACTTTGGAGCGATTATAAGAAGTGCGGAGTGCTTTGGAGTGGATGGGATTATTATTCAGGACAGAAATAGCGTGAAAGTTACGGAAACGGTTGTAAAATCATCAACAGGAGCGATTGAACATGTGGATATTGTAAAAGTTACCAATATTTCTGATACGATTGACAAATTAAAAAAATATGGATATACAGTTTACGGTGCAGAAGCTGACGGACAAAATTATTATTATGAGGAAAATTACCCAGAAAAAGCATGTCTTGTACTTGGAAGTGAAGGAAATGGAATGCGAAAAAAAGTTAAGGAGCATTGTGACAAAATTGTAAAAATACACTTGAAGGGGCAAATAAACTCGCTGAATGTGTCTGTAGCTGGAGGGATAATATTGTCGGAGATGTCGAAATAG
- a CDS encoding S8 family serine peptidase, whose protein sequence is MGASGSRSNWTKDSIYFGNIINELASTYYITPRFLGITSDNSNLYVEALPNDNSVKRENRIKGDNIEAVNPSQETFSFPMFGTEVQKMFRADRIRVKDYSCGLVKNPKRLLGNILGIDGGYEKNSDVSCAVNDNRGSGKYPSYALYARSETIIANGEVNDGDRNSSGSSFATPRVAGVISLVLDKFKGLSYSQAKSIVLTAAKRDYDMLDSYIGWGVMDKNKALNGPAAFNAGLIEEQKFFTGMYDKIFDGSDNIYFWADVQNDWKWTNDIQGNFKYAPSGETNLDTVVNTTMKMEML, encoded by the coding sequence ATGGGCGCTTCAGGCTCTCGTTCAAACTGGACAAAAGATTCAATTTATTTTGGAAACATTATAAATGAACTTGCAAGCACCTATTATATAACTCCCAGATTTCTTGGAATTACTTCCGACAATTCAAACCTTTACGTAGAAGCACTTCCCAATGATAATAGTGTAAAAAGGGAAAATAGGATTAAAGGTGATAATATAGAAGCTGTTAATCCTTCACAGGAAACTTTTTCTTTTCCAATGTTTGGGACAGAAGTTCAGAAAATGTTTCGTGCTGATAGAATAAGAGTTAAGGATTATTCCTGTGGACTTGTCAAGAATCCTAAACGCCTGCTTGGAAATATATTAGGAATTGATGGAGGTTATGAAAAAAATAGTGATGTTTCTTGTGCAGTTAATGATAACAGAGGCTCAGGAAAATATCCTTCTTATGCGCTTTATGCTCGTTCAGAAACTATTATTGCCAATGGTGAAGTGAATGATGGTGATAGAAATAGTTCGGGTTCATCATTTGCTACTCCACGAGTAGCAGGAGTAATTTCCTTAGTGCTTGATAAATTTAAGGGACTTTCATATTCTCAGGCTAAAAGCATTGTTCTTACTGCTGCAAAACGTGATTATGACATGCTTGATTCATATATAGGATGGGGAGTTATGGATAAAAATAAGGCTCTTAACGGACCTGCAGCATTTAATGCAGGACTTATTGAGGAGCAAAAGTTTTTCACGGGAATGTATGATAAAATTTTTGATGGTTCTGATAATATTTATTTCTGGGCGGATGTGCAGAATGACTGGAAATGGACCAATGATATTCAAGGAAATTTTAAATACGCTCCATCAGGAGAAACTAATCTTGATACAGTGGTAAATACTACTATGAAGATGGAGATGCTGTAA
- a CDS encoding tetratricopeptide repeat protein, which yields MKRKWLLLLILISSINSFAKETYTKEEKQYLKQIEKGDKDSLLKLSDYYFRNRKFEESEKLLLKYEKENNNLGNSRETKEKIISFYRYWRDSIVLSVLKVNIEKTKELEEKIIERYNELIKSGDIKALNDLGEFYIWIKQDEKGNELLKEAADKGYKPAQETLERQKKDKNFGEQKLQEYENNYKETGDVRDLRMLAYSYVSLKKYDLAEKTYLQLIELEDYQPDYASLAQMYDYKTQNYENAIKYYKLAIEKISNKTQKFDARDYWIRIGDMYFLQGNFIEAEKAYKNSMAFKHATDGKTYERNMLIEIYKSQGRTEEMKKLEKQNKSWWNN from the coding sequence ATGAAAAGAAAATGGCTATTATTATTAATTTTAATTTCTTCAATTAATTCTTTCGCTAAAGAAACTTATACTAAAGAAGAAAAACAATATTTAAAGCAAATTGAAAAAGGAGATAAGGATTCACTATTAAAATTAAGTGATTATTATTTTCGAAATAGAAAATTTGAAGAATCTGAAAAATTATTATTAAAATATGAAAAAGAAAATAATAACTTAGGAAATAGTAGAGAAACAAAAGAAAAAATTATTTCATTCTATAGGTATTGGAGAGATTCAATAGTGCTTTCAGTTTTAAAAGTAAATATAGAGAAAACTAAAGAATTAGAAGAAAAAATTATTGAACGGTATAATGAATTAATAAAATCTGGTGATATAAAAGCGTTAAATGATCTGGGAGAATTTTATATTTGGATAAAACAAGATGAAAAAGGAAATGAATTATTGAAAGAAGCTGCTGATAAAGGATATAAACCAGCTCAAGAAACTTTGGAAAGGCAAAAGAAGGATAAAAATTTTGGTGAACAAAAATTACAAGAATATGAAAATAATTATAAGGAAACAGGTGATGTTAGAGATTTGAGAATGTTAGCATATTCTTATGTAAGTTTAAAAAAATATGATTTAGCAGAAAAAACTTATTTACAGTTAATTGAATTAGAAGACTATCAACCTGATTATGCTTCATTAGCCCAAATGTATGATTATAAAACTCAAAATTATGAAAATGCCATAAAGTATTACAAATTGGCAATAGAAAAAATATCGAATAAAACTCAAAAATTTGATGCTAGAGATTATTGGATTAGAATAGGAGATATGTATTTTTTACAAGGTAATTTTATTGAAGCTGAAAAGGCGTATAAAAATTCTATGGCATTTAAGCATGCAACTGATGGTAAAACATACGAGCGAAATATGTTAATAGAAATTTATAAGTCGCAAGGAAGAACAGAGGAAATGAAAAAATTAGAAAAGCAAAATAAAAGTTGGTGGAATAATTAA
- a CDS encoding lysophospholipid acyltransferase family protein — MKKIKIIFKTTIDFIIFSIFYIFIKIFNFLSLKIRLKISEFIGVLLFYLIPKGRKLSYRNLNLILNEQNSFNYSEKKIKEIAIKSYKNTAKSFLLPFWIYEYFENFLPKIYNSELLEKLKSENGRIILVTSHFGFFHASLFSTRNDAMFIPIRIISNKFIESYMDKICFKNNMTYFPEQNYKSFLKNKNSKGVFVLLSDVRKPDGDKITFFGLPTTNSGFPAYFSKKENILIVIIHNEVDENNICHIFIDKVIHPANYKNRHEIMKSILAEYEKIILKLPEQWFWFQDRWRDGI, encoded by the coding sequence ATGAAAAAAATAAAAATTATATTCAAAACAACCATAGATTTTATAATATTCTCAATTTTTTATATTTTTATAAAAATCTTTAACTTTCTTTCGCTTAAAATTCGTCTAAAAATATCTGAATTTATTGGTGTTTTGCTTTTTTATCTCATTCCAAAAGGAAGAAAATTATCGTATCGTAACTTAAATTTGATTTTAAATGAACAAAATAGTTTTAATTATTCAGAGAAAAAAATTAAGGAAATTGCGATAAAATCTTATAAAAATACAGCAAAGTCGTTTTTACTTCCCTTTTGGATTTATGAATATTTTGAAAATTTTTTGCCCAAAATATATAATTCTGAATTACTGGAAAAATTAAAGAGTGAAAATGGACGGATTATTCTTGTTACTTCACATTTTGGATTTTTTCATGCCAGCCTTTTTTCAACGAGAAACGACGCAATGTTTATTCCTATTAGAATTATCTCAAACAAATTTATTGAATCTTATATGGATAAAATCTGTTTTAAGAATAACATGACTTATTTTCCAGAACAAAATTACAAATCTTTTTTGAAAAATAAAAATTCAAAAGGCGTTTTCGTGCTTTTAAGCGATGTACGAAAACCAGATGGGGATAAAATCACATTTTTTGGCTTACCTACCACTAATTCAGGCTTCCCTGCCTATTTTTCCAAGAAAGAAAATATTCTAATTGTTATTATTCACAATGAAGTTGATGAAAATAATATTTGCCACATTTTTATAGACAAAGTTATTCATCCTGCAAATTACAAAAATAGACACGAAATAATGAAATCTATTTTAGCTGAATACGAAAAAATTATCTTAAAACTGCCAGAACAATGGTTCTGGTTTCAGGACAGATGGCGAGATGGAATCTAA